A single window of Pyrus communis chromosome 10, drPyrComm1.1, whole genome shotgun sequence DNA harbors:
- the LOC137747827 gene encoding uncharacterized protein, protein MLATDKWRDLFSNAKVSHLDPTKSDHVPILLEIDGPQNHVRHRGKAFRFENLWVNHEECEGIMRNAYNQQSTGVPMFLIVNKIRATRVALLKWQQTIFKGRQEEINVVRQKFGFILAQPFTEDALAERNRLMQRFDQLLGQEEIYWRQRLCALWIKAGDRNTQFFSSTNQE, encoded by the coding sequence ATGCTTGCGACAGATAAGTGGAGGGATCTGTTCAGCAACGCTAAGGTCTCACATCTCGACCCTACCAAGTCTGACCATGTGCCCATTCTGTTGGAAATTGATGGACCACAGAACCATGTTAGGCACAGGGGTAAAGCGTTTCGGTTTGAAAACTTATGGGTTAATCATGAGGAGTGTGAAGGTATTATGCGTAATGCTTACAACCAGCAGAGTACCGGTGTACCAATGTTTCTGATTGTAAACAAGATCAGGGCCACAAGAGTAGCTTTATTAAAGTGGCAGCAAACAATTTTTAAAGGCAGGCAGGAGGAAATTAATGTTGTGCGACAAAAGTTCGGTTTCATCCTTGCCCAACCATTCACGGAAGATGCACTGGCTGAACGAAACCGGTTAATGCAGCGGTTTGATCAATTATTGGGTCAGGAAGAGATATACTGGAGGCAAAGATTGTGTGCGTTATGGATCAAGGCTGGTGACCGTAATACACAATTTTTTTCATCAACGAACCAGGAATAG